A window of the Equus przewalskii isolate Varuska chromosome 10, EquPr2, whole genome shotgun sequence genome harbors these coding sequences:
- the LOC103544708 gene encoding olfactory receptor 1D2 codes for MQQVQRYLHTRGRQFGEKHPWREQDTRCYYCPKVGKMDGSNQSGVSEFLLLGLSESPEEQHVLFWMFLSMYLVTVVGNVLIILAIGFDSRLHTPMYFFLANLSFTDLFFVTNTIPKMLVNIQSQNKAISYARCLTQLYFLVSLVALDNLILATMAYDRYVAICRPLHYTTAMSSRLCILLLALCWVFSVLYGLIHTLLMTRVTFCGSRKIHYIFCEMYVLLRLACSNTQVNHTVLIATGSFIFLTPLGFMIMSYVWIVKAILQIPSASSKYKAFSTCASHLAVVSLFYGTLCMVYLQPLHTYSMKDSVATVMYAVVTPMMNPFIYSLRNKDMHRALGRLLLGKVFQRLT; via the coding sequence AAAGTTGGGAAAATGGATGGAAGCAATCAGAGTGGAGTCTCCGAGTTCCTGCTCCTGGGGCTCTCAGAGAGTCCTGAAGAGCAACATGTTCTGTTTTGGATGTTCCTGTCCATGTACCTGGTCACAGTGGTGGGAAATGTGCTCATCATCCTGGCCATTGGCTTTGATTCCCGCCTgcacactcccatgtacttcttcTTGGCCAACCTTTCCTTTACCGACCTCTTCTTTGTCACCAACACAATCCCCAAGATGCTGGTGAACATTCAGTCTCAGAACAAAGCCATCTCCTATGCAAGGTGTCTGACACAGCTCTACTTTTTGGTCTCCCTGGTGGCCCTGGACAACCTCATCCTAGCCACGATGGcgtatgaccgctatgtggccatctgccgCCCCCTCCACTATACCACGGCCATGAGCTCTAGGCTCTGTATTTTGCTCCTCGCCTTGTGTTGGGTGTTCTCTGTCCTCTATGGCCTCATCCACACCCTCCTTATGACCAGAGTGACCTTCTGTGGGTCCCGGAAGATCCACTACATCTTCTGTGAGATGTATGTCCTGCTGAGGCTCGCATGTTCCAACACCCAAGTCAATCACACAGTGCTAATTGCCACAGGATCCTTCATCTTCCTCACCCCCTTAGGGTTCATGATCATGTCCTATGTCTGGATTGTCAAAGCCATCCTCCAAATACCCTCAGCCTCTAGCAAGTAtaaagccttctccacctgtgcctcccaTTTGGCTGTGGTCTCCCTCTTCTATGGGACTCTCTGTATGGTATATCTGCAGCCCCTCCACACCTACTCCATGAAAGACTCAGTAGCCACAGTGATGTATGCTGTGGTGACCCCCATGATGAACCCtttcatctacagcctgaggaacaaaGACATGCACAGGGCACTGGGAAGACTTCTCCTAGGGAAAGTCTTCCAGAGGTTGACATGA